A stretch of the Azorhizobium caulinodans ORS 571 genome encodes the following:
- a CDS encoding transporter substrate-binding domain-containing protein, which produces MISRRNLATLLGAGATAAAAMGGLITPAAAQSADESTFDRIRRTKKLRIGAVAGGAPYYNKDLATGQWKGFYIDISKALADELECQLEITETTWGNSVLDLQANKIDIFFGLNPTPKRALVVDFSVPVFSNAFTMLTRKDFAPKTWAELNDPNVKIAVDVGSSHDQVVSRLCPKAQIVRLKTADEATMALVSGRVDAQCIILMLALTVRKKNPNVGQLLVPTPVFSTTSNAGFRRENDKTWRDYVNTWIEYNKGLGFIRSAIVTNMELVGVTEADMPAGIQL; this is translated from the coding sequence ATGATCTCGCGTAGGAACCTTGCCACCCTGCTCGGCGCCGGCGCCACGGCCGCCGCCGCCATGGGCGGGCTCATCACGCCCGCCGCCGCCCAGAGCGCCGACGAGAGCACCTTCGACCGCATCCGCCGCACCAAGAAGCTGCGCATCGGCGCGGTCGCCGGCGGCGCGCCCTATTACAACAAGGATCTCGCCACCGGTCAGTGGAAGGGATTCTATATCGACATCTCCAAGGCGCTGGCGGACGAGCTGGAGTGCCAGCTGGAGATCACCGAGACCACCTGGGGCAATTCGGTGCTCGATCTTCAGGCCAACAAGATCGACATCTTCTTCGGCCTCAACCCGACGCCGAAGCGCGCGCTGGTGGTGGACTTCTCCGTCCCCGTCTTCTCCAACGCCTTCACCATGCTCACCAGGAAGGACTTCGCGCCGAAGACCTGGGCCGAGCTGAACGATCCGAACGTGAAGATCGCGGTGGACGTGGGCTCCTCCCACGATCAGGTGGTCTCGCGCCTGTGCCCGAAGGCGCAGATCGTGCGCCTGAAGACGGCGGACGAGGCCACCATGGCACTTGTCTCCGGCCGCGTGGATGCCCAGTGCATCATCCTCATGCTGGCGCTCACCGTGCGCAAGAAGAACCCCAATGTGGGCCAGCTTCTGGTGCCGACCCCGGTCTTCTCCACCACCTCCAACGCCGGCTTCCGGCGCGAGAACGACAAGACCTGGCGCGATTACGTGAACACCTGGATCGAATACAACAAGGGCCTCGGCTTCATCCGCTCCGCCATCGTCACGAACATGGAGCTGGTGGGCGTCACGGAAGCGGACATGCCGGCCGGCATCCAGCTCTGA